A part of Citrifermentans bremense genomic DNA contains:
- a CDS encoding tetratricopeptide repeat protein, with amino-acid sequence MTCHPRSHHRSLCALLLLLVLLALSAAAQAQQQNRLQRMKIAPHKGYTKIDLFFAAPPDYALSSTRDRVRLVVRETDAPLFRRFRSYSDPRVAGVFTSLRDGGVSVVIPVKGGGAVAQVVGGGDATLLSLVISTNKGGEAVQPDILPGREAILSGAAELVNAVGTSPRAALPFVPTDPKLLKKLLTADEVALFLAGEEMLYVGKGAEAVQVFTQFGQKPQAVRALAGFRLGEAYALQERNREALAAFREGIALAPGHLEQAPEMMQLYAEVLAKTGDQVQGKALLVRLIGEQAGTPYMAPLMNRLAEICERHGDTEQALAMYRTVAQHAEGTEAAGRALMKLADRELFKIQRGRYPLLQQRYQAIYAAPGGQALRDEALFKIALLPALYGPAAEALDSVATYDRRYPRGIFSTIVKKMHQQLLLPVYHELAQAKDDAGLVQLCQDHRDALALCLAERGFIERLSAAFEATGKRAEEIRFFSYLAERSWVGDNGPFLLARMVEDAFALGDVSLAESTARRFLMRFPNEARGYRLREQLAKLSFERGDLDEALSLLGFLKGKKPLPEFAESSYYFGKALAHAGDHKGAEGALGRFIQAAGTSPLLSDAYLAQATEREALKDPRGALAAYQQAEKITDGELNQQCLYKIGELYLQLGMPARAAESWEQAVRQGGSGSWVKLATISLQDLKWRLNLSKELR; translated from the coding sequence ATGACCTGCCATCCACGTTCCCATCATCGATCCCTTTGCGCCCTGCTGCTTCTGCTGGTTCTGCTCGCGTTGTCCGCCGCGGCCCAGGCGCAGCAGCAAAACCGCCTGCAGCGCATGAAGATCGCGCCCCACAAGGGATACACCAAGATCGACCTCTTCTTCGCGGCTCCCCCGGACTACGCCCTGAGCAGCACCCGGGACCGGGTCCGGCTGGTGGTGCGCGAAACGGATGCGCCCCTGTTCCGCAGGTTCCGCTCCTACAGCGACCCCCGGGTGGCCGGCGTCTTCACCTCTTTGCGCGACGGCGGTGTGAGTGTCGTCATCCCGGTGAAGGGTGGAGGGGCGGTAGCCCAGGTTGTGGGGGGAGGCGACGCCACCTTGCTCTCCCTGGTGATAAGCACGAACAAGGGGGGCGAGGCGGTGCAGCCGGACATCCTCCCGGGACGCGAAGCGATTCTGAGCGGCGCGGCCGAGCTGGTGAACGCGGTCGGTACTTCTCCCCGCGCGGCGCTCCCCTTCGTTCCCACCGACCCCAAGCTCTTGAAGAAACTGCTCACGGCCGACGAGGTCGCCCTTTTCCTGGCGGGAGAGGAGATGCTCTACGTCGGCAAGGGAGCGGAGGCGGTGCAAGTATTCACCCAGTTCGGGCAAAAGCCGCAGGCCGTGAGGGCCCTGGCGGGTTTCCGCCTGGGCGAGGCTTACGCCCTTCAGGAGCGCAACCGGGAAGCGCTCGCCGCCTTCAGGGAGGGGATCGCGCTCGCACCGGGGCACCTGGAACAGGCACCGGAGATGATGCAGCTCTACGCCGAGGTGCTGGCAAAGACCGGCGACCAGGTCCAGGGGAAGGCGCTTTTGGTGCGGCTCATCGGCGAACAGGCCGGGACTCCCTACATGGCGCCGCTCATGAACCGGTTGGCCGAGATCTGCGAGCGCCATGGCGATACCGAGCAGGCGCTTGCCATGTACCGCACCGTGGCGCAGCACGCAGAGGGAACCGAGGCCGCGGGTAGGGCCCTGATGAAGCTGGCCGACCGCGAACTGTTCAAGATCCAGCGGGGGCGCTATCCCTTGCTGCAGCAGCGCTACCAGGCGATCTACGCCGCCCCGGGAGGCCAGGCGCTCAGGGACGAAGCACTGTTCAAGATAGCGCTGCTCCCGGCACTCTACGGCCCCGCCGCGGAGGCGCTGGACTCGGTGGCGACCTACGACAGGCGCTACCCCAGGGGTATCTTCTCCACCATCGTCAAGAAGATGCACCAGCAGCTCCTTTTGCCGGTGTACCACGAACTGGCCCAGGCCAAGGACGACGCGGGTTTGGTGCAGCTTTGCCAGGACCACCGCGACGCCCTGGCCCTTTGCCTTGCCGAGCGCGGCTTCATCGAACGCCTCTCCGCCGCCTTCGAGGCCACCGGGAAGCGCGCCGAGGAGATCCGGTTCTTCTCCTATCTGGCGGAGCGCAGCTGGGTGGGGGACAACGGCCCCTTCCTGCTGGCCCGCATGGTGGAGGACGCCTTCGCCCTGGGAGACGTCTCCCTGGCCGAGTCCACCGCGCGCAGGTTCCTGATGCGCTTCCCCAACGAAGCGCGCGGCTACAGGCTGCGCGAGCAGCTGGCAAAGCTCTCCTTCGAGCGGGGGGATCTCGACGAGGCCCTCTCCCTGCTCGGCTTCCTGAAGGGGAAAAAGCCGCTGCCTGAGTTCGCGGAGAGCTCCTACTATTTCGGGAAGGCGCTAGCCCATGCAGGTGACCACAAGGGAGCCGAGGGGGCGCTTGGCCGGTTCATCCAGGCGGCGGGAACGTCGCCGCTTCTCAGCGACGCCTATCTCGCCCAGGCGACCGAGCGGGAGGCGCTCAAGGACCCCCGCGGGGCTCTGGCCGCCTATCAGCAGGCGGAGAAGATCACGGACGGGGAGCTGAACCAGCAGTGCCTGTACAAGATCGGCGAGTTGTACCTGCAGCTCGGGATGCCGGCCAGGGCGGCCGAGAGTTGGGAACAGGCGGTGCGGCAAGGGGGCTCGGGGAGCTGGGTCAAGCTCGCCACCATCTCTTTGCAGGACCTAAAGTGGCGGCTCAATCTTTCAAAGGAACTGCGCTAG